The Solanum lycopersicum chromosome 2, SLM_r2.1 DNA window CAATCGTACAGCAGTCTGAATCTCCCGAGAAGTGATGGTGGGCTTTTTGTTGTACCTAGCAAGCTTAGAAGATTCCTGAGCAAGCTTCTCGAAGATATCGTTGATGAAGCTGTTCATGATACCCATAGCCTTGCTTGATATCCCTATATCTGGATGAACCTGTTTCAACACCTTGAAGATGTAGATCTTGTAAGTCTCGATTGACTTCTTCgacctcttcttcttcttgtctCTGGCAGCAGCGGCGCCGCCGTCCTTAGGCAGCTTCTTGCCGGCCTTTGATTTCTCAGCGACGGCAGCATGGGCCTTCTTCTCTGCGGGTTTCTTCTCTGCCTTTGGTGCCATCTAAGGGAATTTCAGAAATTAGTAAGAAATGGAGGgcttttgagtttaaattttgTGAATTGAAAGAGATGAAtagatttattatatataagtcAGGGCTAGCTGTTCATTGGTTACTTCTAAATGACGCGGATCGTGAAATTGAAGTTTGAACCGTTAGATGTTATAATCAATCAACGGTGGAGATTAAAgttgcactttttttttaattactctatttattttcatattaaaagtGATGAATTATTGGATTTTGTTTCCATGTTAGAAATACTCCTTTCATTTCAAAGTAGGtgaatcattagactttttttcATAGTAAATAGTTAAAAATGAAGAggattgtttttaaaaaaaagttccaTTTTTCTcctcatttatattttctcatatttatgattttattttgaattatttatatttaagaaaaattaagcaGAATAGCAAATATTTAACCGTGTTATAGCTATAATGTAAGAAAATTGTAGTTTGCCGCTAAGGTTTCCTCAATTCTTGTTATTCGCctgatttttatataaattcgtATATTTCAATTTCTGATTATATAAATCTAGAATTTCGTATACGGTTAATCTAGTTATTTGTATACaatttatgaaaattcataaataCATGACTTTGTTTATGTATTGGCAAACGAAATATACAAACGAAGTTCTAAAAAGATTctaaattaatgtataaatgtTAAATTTCTATATGATTATCTCATTTGTATATTTGCAAGCGAAATATACAAACATGtagaaatatacaaaaatttctaTAGCAAACAAAACTACAACTATGAAGctcaattatcaaaattataggTATAGAGtcttattatgtttattatatttgttatttatggaaTTTTCTCAATATAAGATTTTTCTATGAACATAAGAGCTAAAATGCTAAATTGAAATTAAGTCATATCATTGCGAAGTAGAGCAAATACATATCAAGGAAAGGATACGTAGAAACTTTGAGTATTCTTATCAACAAAAGTCTAAATCGCAATTACGCATTAATTATATAACTACAACACAAAATATAGTTGGAGTTTTGGTATATACCAAATTAAACTAATCACCTCGACGTAAATATTCACTTGTGCTAATTGTTCTAGTATGAAAATTTTTGTAGGGGCGGCAGTTATGCAAAGCTAGTGGGGTTTGTGAGTTCGGATAAattcaattgtttttttatagattatttatttgtattaaaaaattaaaccaacatatatgtatattaagtCATCATTGTCAAGTAGAGCAAATATATATCAAGCAAAGGATACGTCGAAACTTTGAGTATTCTTATCAACAAAAGTCTAAATTGTGATTACTCATTAATTATATAACTACAACACAAAATATAGTAACAGTTTGGCATATACCCAAATTAAACTAATCACCTCAACGTAAATATTCACTTGCACTAATTGTTCTAGTACGAAAATTATTGTAGGGGCGGCACTTGTGCAAAGCTAGTAGGGTTTGTGAGTTCGGATAAATTCAGTTGTTTTTTCTAtagattatttatttgtattaaaaaattaaaccaacatatatgtatattaagtCATATCATTGTCAAGTAGGGAAAATATATATCAAGCAAAGGATACATAGAAACTTTGAGTATTCTTATCAACAAAAGTCTAAATCGTAATTACtcattaattttgtaaattgaGTTAGAATTTTAGTATATAcccaaatttaaattaatcagcTCGATGTACATATACACTCACTAATTGTATTAGTAGGAAAATTTCTGTAGGGGCGCAGTCGCACAAAGCTAGTGGGGTTTGTGAATTCGAACAAATTCAGCTATTTTCTgtagattatttatttatattagaaagattatatatatatatatattcgtgaAGCCCTAACAAATTTGATCGACAACTTAATGATAAGACAATAGTCATGAAAAGTTTTTCATGCTAAAGTTGTGGGTTTGAATTCCACTATAAACATGCTAATTTTCTCCGCTAAATATCCTACAAAGGgatgattttttaaaactaatacaGGGGGGTGAGATTAATATAACtcaatgaaaaaatgaaattattttcaaaatcaaacttaaaaaaaatattatacagaGTGAATAATATAACtcaatgaaaaaatgaaattatttttaaaattttattttcaatatcaaacttaactaaaagaaatttaaaaaaattatgcatgCAGGTTCATGCGAAGCAGCaggttgaaaatgaaaaaaaattatacagagTGAATACTATAActcaatgaaaaaataaaattatttttaaaattttattttcaatatcaaacttaactaaaaaatatatttaaaaaattatgcaggCAAGTTTATGCAAAGCaggttgaaaaagaaaaaaaaaatattatagagaGTGAAACGAAACAAAacagtttaaattttttaaaaaatgtatgaattaaGCTCGACCTTCCACGCCGGATTATCATCCCTAAATTCCTACTTGCAATTGGTTCATTGACTTTTAAGTAACTTAATGCCGCTAtataatactccctccgtccggtatcgtttgtcatgatttctattttaagagtcaaaatataaaagtttgaCTAACATTATAAgatgtatttttcatcatattaatatgcaaaaaaaattataatttatagtatttttcatatagttttaaaatatctaattttttttgtttaaaatatcgaattaatgtgttctaattatctttaaaaattagtcaaattaactttcaataaacacaacatgacaaacaattctgaacggaaaaagtatatatatgtgttgCCAACTAGACAAACAAGGCCAACAATCGCTCAGAtaagactggtcaacggacCAGAACCGGGTCACCggaccggaatgaaccggtaccggaccggaccggaatCCGTTGACCGGAATTTTGACCGgtaccgggatgaaccggaTCGGAATTACCGGGATGGTTCAtcggttccgtcccgttccactatataccgggacggaaccggaatgaaccggaaCGGACCGGGATGGAACGGGACGGGAGTAACGGgacgatattttttaaattacgaaaatataatttttttttattttttaagtataaattaatagtttttaaatttatactataatttttaacttaagtttattttaaagatattttattattttttttattattgttaagtttgcaagtaatctaataaagttttcaaaatttaaatcttttgaagtttatactttataagttattacttatatttattaatatttattttataagttatatttataacttatatcttgtaaatattaaataaataaaatttgtaattttaaaaaagtaaattaaattacaaaaattaaaaaatatcaatttaatttatttaaatttgtaacaaattacaatttcaatttacaactattagtagagtacatagcttacgcagccaccttctaggaagggttctgtttcaactatgtctcgaatgtaatact harbors:
- the LOC101264987 gene encoding histone H2B translates to MAPKAEKKPAEKKAHAAVAEKSKAGKKLPKDGGAAAARDKKKKRSKKSIETYKIYIFKVLKQVHPDIGISSKAMGIMNSFINDIFEKLAQESSKLARYNKKPTITSREIQTAVRLVLPGELAKHAVSEGTKAVTKFTSS